Genomic segment of Bdellovibrio bacteriovorus:
CCCCTGCATTCGGAAGTAAGAACCAAGCTTTTTTGGAACGACCAAGGTATGAAGGATCATCACTGACCTGCATCGACATGACGGCGATCAGTGATCCCACCACGACAACTAACAAACCTACTTTAAACTCTGCAGCGCGAAGCCAATTCATTGATGTTTCATCCCTTTATTCACGAACCTCTTCACAAGCTCGATGTCCGTGTTGAAGAAATCCTCTGGAGTACCAAATAATAGAACTCGGCCACTATCTAACATCGCAATATAGTCGGCAATCCTGAATGCGGCGGACAAATCGTGGGACACCATGATAGAAGTCGTCGCACCAGCTCTTAATTTATGAGTACTCAGAATCAAATTATCCACCATTTCAGTCAGAATGGGATCTAAACCCGTGGTAGGCTCATCATAGATCAAGATTTCTGGATCTAGGGCGAGAGCCCGAGCTAGACCGGTTCTTTTCTGCATCCCACCACTGATTTGGCTTGGAAGTTTGTGATAATGTTTGGACTCCAAACCGACTTGCTGCAATTTTTCTTCGGCAATACGAAGGACTTGGGATTCCTTCAAATCGCGGCGATGCTCGAATAAGGGAAAACACACATTTTCTAACACTGTCATGTCATCAAAAAGTGCGGCCGACTGAAAAAGAACTCCGAACTTACAACGAAATTTTGTCAGCTCATCGGGCGGTAAAGTTCCAATATCGGTTCCCAGAACCTCAATTGTTCCCGAAGTGGGCTTAAACAGCCCCAAGAGATGCTTCAGCATCACGCTTTTTCCAGTTCCAGAAAAGCCGATGATTGCGGTCAAACTGCCTTTGGGGATTTCTAAGTTGATACCTTTAAGAACAAACTCTTTTCCACCATCAAAGGATTTTTTCACGTCCCTTAAGGACACTGCTGATTCTTGTTTCATTAAGAAATCCCCATGATGTTGTAATAGAAGCGAATCAAGTTTGTCGCGAAGTAATCAAGAATGATGATACCGACCATGCTTTGCACCACGCCCTGATTCGTCGCATCCCCCACACCCTTGGCTCCGCCTGTTGTGTTAAACCCGCGGTAAGTACAGACGACCGCAAAATAAACACCGAAAATCATTCCTTTGAAAAGACCTTCGTTGATGTGTTTGACCTCGATGAAGTCAGCAATCTTTTGCCAGAACACGGCCTCATCTAAAGAAACAAGTTTCACGCAAAGAAAGTAACTTCCCAACATCGCGACAAAGTCAAAAACTGCAACCAATAAAGGCATACAAATGACAGCGGCTACGATTCGTGGGGAAATCAAATATTGTTTTGTATTCACGCCCATCACATCCAAGGCGTCGATTTGTTCGTTCACACGCATGGTTCCTAAGCGGGCTGCCATAGCGCCTCCCGCTCTAGCAGCAACGATCAAACCCGTTAGAACAGGCCCTAACTCACGCGTGATTCCCAGCGCCACTGTGGGTCCCACCATGTTCACGGCGTTAAACAATTTAAAACCTAAATAAAGTTGGAATGAAAGAGCCAGACCCGTAAACACCCCTGTTAAACAGATGATGCCGACAGATTGATTTCCAATGAACTCCATATGGCGAATCACTTCGGGAAAACGGGATGGTTTAGCAAAGATCAAACGCACACTTTCAGTGAAAAACATCATGATCTGACCGGTCTCGGCGATACCATCTCGCACTTTGTTTAAAACAAAGGCGCCAATGCCCGAGATGATCGTATAAAATCTGTCCGCTAAGGTCACTTTACTCTCCCCCAACTTCGTCACGGATGAAACGGGCATCGACGCCAGTGTAAACGCGAGGCACACGCTCACCAACACTGGTCAACATTTCCCACGTGATACTGTGAGCCAGTGTTCCGATTTCGTCGGCGGAAAGAAAGCTTCCTCCACTGCCGTATCCAAATAAGATCACTTCTTGATCTTTAAATTTCTTCAAATCTTCGTTTCCTACTACATCGGTCACATCGAGCATCAAATAGTCCATGCAGATGGTGCCGGCAATAGGAACTCGTTTCCCCGCGAACAACAGATTCGCTTTATTAGAAAGAATGCGGTGAAAACCATCCGCATACCCCACAGGAACGACAGCGATAACCGAATCGCGTGTGGCTTTCCAAGTGGCGCCATAAGACACAGTTTCACCCGCTTTGACGTGACGGTATGTTGCCACTTGGGACTTAAAAGTCATAACAGGTTTTAATTGGCAGACTGATTTATCCTCTAAAGGATTATAGCCATAGATCATCAGACCCGGACGCAAACCCCAGTTTTGCAAAAGCAAAGGATGATCTTTACTTCCACCCTGCTGTTTTAAAGCCATCAGGTTCAAAATGCCGGAACTATTTAAGGCGTGGCAGAAAATGTTAAACGGTTTAAAGAGCTGACTGACTTGATCGAGCTTGCGCAACTGTTCGGCACTTTGCCCCTGAGGGTCTAATGCATCATCACCGTTATACAAGTGAGTGACTAAAGCTTTCAGACGGATTTTTTTGTTCTGCCACAGACGATCAAAAAGTTTTTGGCCTTCTTCGGGACGGAAACCCAAACGGTTCATGCCGGTATCAAACTTCAGATGAATATTCACCGGCTGATCGGCCACAGCTTCAAGATGCTCGATATGTTCCCAAGTGCTTACCACCGGAGTCATTTGATACTGAAGAATTTTTTCAGCACCTTCTCTGTCGAAACCACGGAAGACTAAAATCTCGGCTTTCACTCCGAAATTTCTTAGTAAAAGACCTTCTTCAATCAGGCAAACACCTAGATGTTTTACACCTAAAGATTCTAAGAAGCGCGCTAATTGCACGTCGCCATGCCCATAAGCATTGGCTTTTACCATCGGACACAAAAAAGGAGCTTGCGGAAATGACGACTGCAACAAACGAATGTTGTGCGCCAAGTGATCTAAGTTGATTTCCGCAAAGGTGTGTCGATACATTTCCATTAAATTACTTTTTCCATTCGCCTATTCAGGAGCCACTTCAAACTCGGGACGATGAGTTTCCGGAGCTTTATACAAACAAATTTTATTTCCGCCTTTGTCGGTGATGTGCAGAAGAGCTTTGGTCGATGTTTCGTCCAAAGTTTTCGCGGAGTCACACAAAGATGGATACTCACTCACGCCCAAACTGATTGATACTTTCATACCATTGTCCATGAAAGACGTGCCTTCAATAATTCGACGAAGTCTTTCTGAACGAAGTGCGGCTCCTTTTTTAGAGCAGTGAGGTAATATCATCGCAATTTCGTTGGCCGAAGTTCTGCACGTCAGATCATTGGTACGGCTGGTTTTAGTGATGATGGTTGCGACGGATTTTAGCAACTCATCTCTCACTGCTTCACCTAAAGATGATTCAATCTCATAAAAATCATCCATGGCGATCTTTACAACCGAGATAGGCTGCTTCAGTCGACGCGCCCGCGACACTTCATCGCTCAAGGCTTTCTGATAGAAGTTGCGGTTGTACAGCTCGGTCACAAAATCTTGGACCTCTAAGGAATCCACTTTCTTTTCCAATGTGAAAGTCGAATAGCAAAGAGACAAAAGACTGAATTCTTCCGCCAGTTGGCTGGCTTCAGCTTGAGTGATATTACCGGAATAGACGAAGACACCCTCTAATGCGTGATGCGCATAAAGTGGCAATGCCTTGGGTGGATTGAAATGAAATGCCTCAACCAACATGTCATTAAACCGCGCCGGTAAAAGTCCCATTGCCATCTGTGTCGTTAAATCTTTCGTGTCGCCAGCTTCTAGTTGGACGCCGACACCTTGAATGTCGGATGCAGGAATACCTTGCGCGTGGGTTGCCACGAAAGATCGCACTGAAGGAAGAAACTTAAAGAAAATACAAAGGGCGTTGGGAAGATGATTCAAATATTTTTGAATTAAGTCTTCCTTGCTTTGCGCAGAACGATAATCCGTAATGCGCATTGAAACCTTCGGCGTCGACATTTCAGTCTCAGCTTGCTTCAAGCTGCTGAAGGCAGCCGCATGGACTTCTTCCACTTTCGCTTTTGTCACTTGCAGCTCATCAAAAAGCTGTTCGTTTTGATAGGTCAGGTAAAGTTTTTCGCAGGCGCGATCCACGGACCAGACGATACGGGACTCTAAAGCCGCCGATTCATCTGAAATCACATCAACAAAACCAAAGCCATTGTACTGTGCTAAAATATCAAATTGCGAAACGCTTGAGACCGCAATGAATTTAATTTCTTCATTGATGTCTTGCACGATTTTTACGAAATCACTTAATGACCCCGCTAATGCGGCAGTTGAAAACACCAGAAGATGCGGTGGATTTTCTTTTAAACGCTGCTCTAAAGTTTCCGGATCTTGGAAGTAGTAAGCGTCGTAGCCCGCTTGCGAAAGATACACTTTCGCCGAAGCCCCCGCATCCACATCGGTGGTGAAAACAAAAACCGTAAACTGAGAACTATAATCGCGAATATTCAACTAAGGCCTCTTTCCAGGTCGACGAATTTCAACGTGATAAGTATCCAATTTGGTTGTTTTTGCCTTCGCGGTCATTTGCGGAGGCATCACAAAGTTCACCGGAGTTAGTTCGTCACTCATCGTTGCAAGTTCTTCCGAAGTTGGCGCACTCACAGGCTCAACCACCGGTACCGCGTCAATTGTCGTTGCCACTTCATCGGCAGTCACAGTTTCCGACAAGACCACTTCCGTCACCGGAGTTGGCGCAGGAGTTTCCACCGCAGTGGCTTTTGCCACGGGCGCCTTGGGTTCTTCACCCAGGAAGCCATCGATAAAACTAAATTCATCATTCCCCAATGCGGGTGCCGTAGGTTGCGTCGCTTTCACAGAAGACGTCGACACAATCGGCGTTGAAATTTTTGGTTTCGAAGATTCCGTTGCGGATTCGACTTTTGTTTCTTCCTGTGCCGGAGGAGGCGCCACCTCTGTCACTTCAGGAAGCTCCAAAAGATTATCGATATTCACATCCAACGGTGAAGCTGGAGCCATTGAAGCCTTCACTTCCTCAAAATGCGCCTGGGCTTCTTCTTGATGAACAGACTCTTCAGACAGTTTAGGCAACTCTGGGGAAATCACTAGAGGTTCTTCCTTTGCAACAAGCACATCGGCCGGAGCTTTGAGAACCGACACCGACTGAACTTTTTTAAACAGAATATTTACTTTCGTCCCTTGACCACGCTGCGACTCCACACGCACATCGGCGTTGTGTTCTTTCAAAATTCCAAAAGCCACAGAAAGCCCCAAGCCCATGTGATTGTGGAAAGAGCGTGTCGTAAAGAAAGGATCAAAAATCTTATCGACGTTTGCCGCCTCAATCCCCTCACCCGTATCTTCAATATTCAAGTGCACACCGTCGGCATCCTCGAAAAGATCCACTTTGATTTCTTTTTTCGGCATACGTTCCATGGCTTCTACAGAGTTATGCAGAACGTTTGAAATCGCACGCATGATCGCATCCACGTGAAGATCCAAAGCTGAATTGTCTTGAATATTCTTCGTCAGCTTCACACCTTTTTGCGCAAACAGGGGCTCCATCTCTTTCAGAGCTTTCACTAAAGGCCCTTCGACCTTCATGGAATTTTTCTCTTGCACTTCCTCGCCCGCGTAGCCCAGAAGTTTATCCAGCACACCGCGCGCCGCGCGCGTTTCTCGCAAAATAGACTCCGTGCTTTGTACGATGTCTGTTTCGGGAGACTTCGCCAGAATCATTTGCGAATAACCCAAGATAGAAGCCAAAGGTCCGCGCATTTCGTGCGCTAAGGCCGAAGCCACTTTCATCGAAGCTTGAACCTTTTCTTTTTGTACGATTTCAGGATCCTGCGCGATCACTTTTTCAGGAACCGGAGGCGCTAACGGACGAGACTTTGCCGCTTGCAGTTCCTCTTCAAGGGTTGTGATTTGTTTTTCTGTCGTCGTTGTTAACCACAACAAAGCTGCCGCCGCAACGGTCATCAAGCCCGCGCCCATCAGAAGGAACTGCCACCACAACCCCGCACGCCCCTTCATCGTTTCCTTCAAAGGAGCCGAACTCAACACAAGCAAATTACTTTGCGGAATCATCTCGTACATTCCGTAAAGATCACCCGATTTTAACTGAAACGTATTGCTGCCGTGAGAGGACCCGCTTTTTTGGGCCTCTTTGAAAACTGGATCATCGCGCA
This window contains:
- the alr gene encoding alanine racemase, which translates into the protein MEMYRHTFAEINLDHLAHNIRLLQSSFPQAPFLCPMVKANAYGHGDVQLARFLESLGVKHLGVCLIEEGLLLRNFGVKAEILVFRGFDREGAEKILQYQMTPVVSTWEHIEHLEAVADQPVNIHLKFDTGMNRLGFRPEEGQKLFDRLWQNKKIRLKALVTHLYNGDDALDPQGQSAEQLRKLDQVSQLFKPFNIFCHALNSSGILNLMALKQQGGSKDHPLLLQNWGLRPGLMIYGYNPLEDKSVCQLKPVMTFKSQVATYRHVKAGETVSYGATWKATRDSVIAVVPVGYADGFHRILSNKANLLFAGKRVPIAGTICMDYLMLDVTDVVGNEDLKKFKDQEVILFGYGSGGSFLSADEIGTLAHSITWEMLTSVGERVPRVYTGVDARFIRDEVGGE
- a CDS encoding GGDEF domain-containing protein translates to MNIRDYSSQFTVFVFTTDVDAGASAKVYLSQAGYDAYYFQDPETLEQRLKENPPHLLVFSTAALAGSLSDFVKIVQDINEEIKFIAVSSVSQFDILAQYNGFGFVDVISDESAALESRIVWSVDRACEKLYLTYQNEQLFDELQVTKAKVEEVHAAAFSSLKQAETEMSTPKVSMRITDYRSAQSKEDLIQKYLNHLPNALCIFFKFLPSVRSFVATHAQGIPASDIQGVGVQLEAGDTKDLTTQMAMGLLPARFNDMLVEAFHFNPPKALPLYAHHALEGVFVYSGNITQAEASQLAEEFSLLSLCYSTFTLEKKVDSLEVQDFVTELYNRNFYQKALSDEVSRARRLKQPISVVKIAMDDFYEIESSLGEAVRDELLKSVATIITKTSRTNDLTCRTSANEIAMILPHCSKKGAALRSERLRRIIEGTSFMDNGMKVSISLGVSEYPSLCDSAKTLDETSTKALLHITDKGGNKICLYKAPETHRPEFEVAPE
- a CDS encoding ABC transporter ATP-binding protein yields the protein MKQESAVSLRDVKKSFDGGKEFVLKGINLEIPKGSLTAIIGFSGTGKSVMLKHLLGLFKPTSGTIEVLGTDIGTLPPDELTKFRCKFGVLFQSAALFDDMTVLENVCFPLFEHRRDLKESQVLRIAEEKLQQVGLESKHYHKLPSQISGGMQKRTGLARALALDPEILIYDEPTTGLDPILTEMVDNLILSTHKLRAGATTSIMVSHDLSAAFRIADYIAMLDSGRVLLFGTPEDFFNTDIELVKRFVNKGMKHQ
- a CDS encoding MlaE family ABC transporter permease, whose product is MPVSSVTKLGESKVTLADRFYTIISGIGAFVLNKVRDGIAETGQIMMFFTESVRLIFAKPSRFPEVIRHMEFIGNQSVGIICLTGVFTGLALSFQLYLGFKLFNAVNMVGPTVALGITRELGPVLTGLIVAARAGGAMAARLGTMRVNEQIDALDVMGVNTKQYLISPRIVAAVICMPLLVAVFDFVAMLGSYFLCVKLVSLDEAVFWQKIADFIEVKHINEGLFKGMIFGVYFAVVCTYRGFNTTGGAKGVGDATNQGVVQSMVGIIILDYFATNLIRFYYNIMGIS
- a CDS encoding sensor histidine kinase, which produces MKVKLIAVLVAVAAIFIGAVLWRTDSFVYGDRMSWVEAQTRTQVGAINHSLATELKTLQRVVATLNSENFQKGKLNWNAMAPYYAAASFSVNGGNLEPQVIVAKENSKAANWTTEFVKSAVGNIANRTSDLRFYVKPFQDSQRGRYVALVFLEGSKAYALFGSGEIFQSVIDAQRGALSSFSIVTSTGLTVGHSVPEYLGTVMRDDPVFKEAQKSGSSHGSNTFQLKSGDLYGMYEMIPQSNLLVLSSAPLKETMKGRAGLWWQFLLMGAGLMTVAAAALLWLTTTTEKQITTLEEELQAAKSRPLAPPVPEKVIAQDPEIVQKEKVQASMKVASALAHEMRGPLASILGYSQMILAKSPETDIVQSTESILRETRAARGVLDKLLGYAGEEVQEKNSMKVEGPLVKALKEMEPLFAQKGVKLTKNIQDNSALDLHVDAIMRAISNVLHNSVEAMERMPKKEIKVDLFEDADGVHLNIEDTGEGIEAANVDKIFDPFFTTRSFHNHMGLGLSVAFGILKEHNADVRVESQRGQGTKVNILFKKVQSVSVLKAPADVLVAKEEPLVISPELPKLSEESVHQEEAQAHFEEVKASMAPASPLDVNIDNLLELPEVTEVAPPPAQEETKVESATESSKPKISTPIVSTSSVKATQPTAPALGNDEFSFIDGFLGEEPKAPVAKATAVETPAPTPVTEVVLSETVTADEVATTIDAVPVVEPVSAPTSEELATMSDELTPVNFVMPPQMTAKAKTTKLDTYHVEIRRPGKRP